The following are encoded in a window of Paenibacillaceae bacterium GAS479 genomic DNA:
- a CDS encoding Phosphoenolpyruvate carboxylase, type 1, giving the protein MSEQAATAQATARPQSNNLLRRDVRFMGNILGDVLVHQGGEGLLEVVERIREMSKALRAEFVTELYDEFKKTITTLSPDIRHQVIRAFAIYFQLVNIAEQNHRIRRKRDYERSAGEGVQPGSIEAAVQVLHERGIPVDGVKTMLDGISLELVMTAHPTEATRRVVQDIHKRIALGLMELDNPTLTYREREKLREGLLNEVQILWQTDELRDRKPTVIDEVRNGLYYFDETLFEVLPNVYGELERCLDKYYPQEQWHVPAYLKFGSWIGGDRDGNPSVKAKVTWETLTLHKQLALSKYEAILKEWMDILSFSTNIVEVPAELMISIQEDQHRVELRGIDKWRNTKEPYKVKLCYMLEKLFNTADDSLRGSVKRYNSPEEFKQDLLLIDRSLRAHFADYTADTHVRKLIRQVELFGFHMAALDVRQHSREHELAMSEILAKMHIVEDYASLSEEEKISLLDRLLNDPRPLTSSHLEYTESTRECLDLYQTIYRAQQEFGESCISSYLISMTQGASDMLEVMVFAKEVGLFRQEASGAVRCTLQSVPLFETIDDLHAAPGIMQKLFDLPLYRKAVEARGNLHEIMLGYSDSNKDGGVVTANWELRCALNDITETGSRNGVKLKFFHGRGGSLGRGGMPLGRSILAQPPHTVGGGIKITEQGEVLSSRYSMQGIAYRSLEQATWALLTAARLAMHPEQMSETKPEWDEIAKEISETAQEKYQDLIFRDSDFMEFFKESTPLSEVGELNIGSRPAKRKNSDRFEDLRAIPWVFAWTQSRYLLPAWYASGTAFQAYVQDDETRLGTLRDMYKSFPFFRSLVDNLQMALAKADLLIARQYAGMIKNEQVRDRIFKLVEQEYHLTLKLIMDITGQNEILDNVPVIQESIRLRNPYVDPLSYLQVELLTELRQKREDEEDDTQLLREVLLTINGIASGLRNTG; this is encoded by the coding sequence ATGTCGGAACAGGCTGCAACTGCTCAAGCGACGGCTCGCCCGCAATCGAACAACCTGCTGCGTCGCGACGTCAGATTTATGGGCAATATTTTGGGCGATGTGCTTGTCCATCAGGGCGGCGAAGGGTTGTTGGAAGTGGTTGAGCGGATTCGCGAGATGAGCAAGGCGCTCCGCGCAGAGTTCGTAACCGAGCTATACGATGAGTTCAAGAAGACCATTACCACGCTGAGTCCTGACATCCGCCACCAGGTCATCCGGGCTTTTGCAATCTATTTCCAACTGGTGAATATTGCCGAGCAGAACCACCGTATTCGTCGCAAACGCGACTATGAACGTTCCGCCGGAGAAGGCGTACAGCCTGGCTCGATTGAGGCGGCTGTTCAAGTTTTGCATGAGCGGGGCATTCCCGTTGACGGCGTCAAGACGATGCTGGATGGCATTTCTCTTGAGCTCGTTATGACAGCGCATCCGACCGAGGCGACACGTCGCGTCGTTCAGGATATCCACAAGCGTATCGCACTTGGGCTTATGGAGCTGGATAATCCAACGCTCACCTATCGGGAACGGGAGAAATTGCGTGAAGGACTGCTCAACGAAGTACAGATTTTGTGGCAGACCGACGAGCTGCGCGATCGCAAGCCGACTGTCATTGATGAGGTTCGCAATGGACTTTATTACTTTGATGAGACTCTGTTCGAGGTGCTTCCCAATGTCTATGGCGAGTTAGAGCGTTGCCTGGATAAGTATTATCCGCAGGAGCAATGGCATGTGCCGGCATATTTGAAGTTCGGCTCCTGGATAGGCGGCGATCGGGATGGCAATCCGTCCGTTAAGGCCAAGGTGACCTGGGAGACATTAACCCTCCACAAACAGCTGGCTCTGAGCAAGTACGAAGCCATTCTGAAGGAATGGATGGATATTTTGAGCTTCAGCACCAACATTGTCGAAGTGCCTGCCGAGCTGATGATTTCCATCCAGGAAGATCAGCATCGAGTTGAGCTACGTGGTATCGACAAGTGGCGCAACACCAAAGAGCCTTACAAGGTCAAGCTTTGTTATATGCTGGAGAAGCTGTTCAACACGGCCGACGATTCCCTGCGAGGCAGCGTCAAGCGTTATAACAGTCCAGAGGAATTCAAGCAGGATCTGCTCTTGATCGATCGTTCCCTGCGTGCCCATTTTGCGGATTATACAGCCGATACTCATGTTCGTAAGCTTATCCGTCAGGTGGAGCTGTTCGGCTTCCATATGGCAGCGCTGGATGTGCGTCAGCATTCCAGAGAGCATGAATTGGCGATGTCCGAGATCCTGGCCAAAATGCATATCGTAGAAGACTACGCCTCTCTTTCCGAGGAAGAGAAAATCTCCTTGCTGGATCGGTTGCTTAACGATCCGCGGCCGCTAACGTCCTCTCACCTGGAGTACACGGAATCTACGCGGGAGTGCCTGGATCTGTATCAGACGATCTATCGCGCCCAGCAGGAATTCGGCGAGAGCTGTATTTCAAGCTATCTGATCAGCATGACCCAAGGTGCCAGCGACATGCTCGAGGTAATGGTATTCGCCAAAGAGGTCGGCCTGTTCCGCCAAGAGGCGAGCGGTGCAGTACGCTGCACGCTGCAGTCGGTGCCGCTGTTCGAGACAATCGACGATTTGCATGCCGCACCAGGCATCATGCAAAAGCTATTCGATCTGCCGCTCTACCGCAAAGCAGTCGAGGCACGCGGCAATCTGCATGAGATCATGCTGGGCTACTCCGACAGCAACAAGGACGGCGGGGTCGTTACAGCTAACTGGGAACTGCGCTGCGCGCTTAACGATATTACCGAAACAGGTTCCCGCAACGGCGTGAAGCTCAAGTTCTTCCATGGTCGCGGCGGTTCGCTTGGTCGTGGCGGTATGCCTCTAGGCCGCAGTATTTTGGCTCAGCCTCCTCATACAGTTGGCGGTGGAATCAAAATTACGGAACAGGGAGAAGTACTAAGCTCCCGCTACTCCATGCAAGGGATCGCTTACCGCAGTCTGGAGCAGGCCACATGGGCGCTGCTGACAGCAGCGCGTCTGGCGATGCATCCGGAGCAGATGTCGGAGACTAAGCCAGAGTGGGATGAGATCGCCAAGGAGATTTCCGAGACGGCTCAGGAGAAGTACCAGGATCTTATTTTCCGCGATTCCGACTTCATGGAGTTCTTCAAGGAGTCTACTCCTCTGTCCGAGGTGGGCGAGCTGAACATCGGTTCCCGTCCGGCTAAGCGCAAAAACAGCGACCGCTTTGAAGATCTACGCGCCATCCCTTGGGTGTTCGCTTGGACGCAAAGTCGCTATCTGCTGCCGGCATGGTATGCGTCAGGTACGGCATTCCAGGCTTATGTACAAGATGATGAGACTCGTCTTGGGACGCTTCGCGACATGTACAAGAGCTTCCCGTTCTTCCGCTCGCTCGTGGATAATCTGCAGATGGCGCTGGCCAAGGCTGATCTGCTGATCGCCCGTCAATATGCAGGCATGATCAAGAACGAACAGGTGCGCGACCGGATCTTCAAGCTGGTAGAGCAGGAGTACCACTTGACGCTCAAGCTGATTATGGACATTACCGGGCAAAATGAAATTCTCGATAATGTACCGGTCATTCAAGAGTCGATCCGACTTCGTAATCCTTATGTCGATCCGCTGAGCTACCTGCAGGTTGAGCTGCTGACTGAGCTTCGTCAGAAGCGTGAAGACGAAGAAGATGATACTCAGCTACTTCGCGAGGTGCTGCTCACCATCAACGGTATTGCATCCGGCCTTCGTAATACCGGTTAG